The Cervus elaphus chromosome 9, mCerEla1.1, whole genome shotgun sequence genomic interval GCCAGAGGCCAGGCTGGTGCTGGGGTGCTCTTTGCGCCTGGATAATCAGGAGCATGTGAGCATGTGCAGAGGGGCTCATCCTGACCACTCCACTTTCCTTGTAAcgtatttctttcacttttttgtggtaagtttatatttatgtattttggctgtgttgtgtTTCCTGCTgcgcagacttttctctagttgtggccagcaggGGCTGATTTCTAGTTGTGGTTTGCAGGCTTCTCAATGCTTTGTATTCTCTTGTCGCAGAAcactggctctagagcacatgctcaGTAGTCgtgatgcacgggcttagttgctccgtggcactTGGGTTCCTcgtggaccagggattgaacccatgtggcCTGtgttgacaggcggattcttaaaaactgagccgtcagggaagctcCTCTTTGACATTTATTCTTGGTTCTTTATTTCTTACACTGGAAAGTTTCAGTCCTTCTAGTGTTGATGCATTTAGAGACAGTGTGTCATAGGGTGGGGGGAAGCTTTTGTACTCTTCTGAAGGTAACATCACCAGTCACAGTGACCTCTCTGCACAAGGCTTCGAGTCCTTGTGGCTCTTCTCTTCTCTGCAGTGATTTGCACGCATGCCAGGACTTTACTGGAAAAACTTTCCTGAGTAGCCGTTTCTGACTTGAACCATTCCTATTATGGCTCTGTGGGGCCAACCCCTAATTCTCCCACAGGTTCTGTCTGTGTGGATCAGCACCCACTTCTCCTCAGGTTCTGTCTGTGTGGATCAGGACTCGGTTCTTCTCATGTTCTGTCTGTGTGGACAGGACCTGGTTCTCCCTCAGGTTCTGTCTGTATGGATCAGCACCCAGTTCTCCTCAGGTTCTGTCTTTGTGGATCAGGGCCCGGTTCTCCTCAagttctgtctctgtggatcgGCACCCGCTTCTCCTCAGGTTCTGTCTGTGTGAATCAGGACCCGGTCCTCCTCAGgttctgactgtgtggatcagggCCCGGTTCTCCTCAGGATCTGTCTGTGTGGATCAGGGCCCGGTTCTCCTCAGGTTCTGTCTGTGTGGATCAGGGCCCGGTTCTCCTCAGGGTCTGTCTGTGTGGATCAGGGCCCGGTTTTCCTCAGGGTCTGTCTGTGTGGATCAGGGCCTGGTTCTCAGGTTCTGTCTGTGTGGATCAGGGCCCGGTTCTCCTCAGGATCTGTCTGTGTGGATCAGGGCCCGGTTCTCCTCAGGATCTGTCTGTGTGGATCAGGGCCTGGTTATCCTCAGGATCTGTCAGTGTGGATCAGGGCCCGGTTATCCTCAGGTTCTGTCTGTGTGAATCAGGGCCCGGTTCTGCTCAAGATCTGTCAGTGTGGATCAGGTCCCGGTTCTCCTCAGGATCTGTCTGTGTGGATCAGGGCCCGGTTCTCCTCAGGATCTGTCTGTGTGGATCAGGGCCTGGTTTTCCTCAGGATCTGTCTCTGTGGATCAGGGCCTGGTTGTCAGGTTCTGTCTGTGTGGATCAGGGCCCGGTTCTCCTCAGGATCTGTCTGTGTGGATCAGGGCCCGGTTCTCCTCAGGTTCTGTCTGTGTGGGTCAGGGCCCAGTTCTCCCTCAGGCTCTGTCTGTGAGTGTGGATCGGGGCTGGTTCTGGTCTGGGTCATCAGCACAGTGCAGACACTGTACAGGACCCCAGCTGGCCCACCCCGAGCCCCGGGGCTGTGGGGCTGTGAGCACCTTTACAGGAAGGCACTTGGTGCTCCAGGCCAGGGCACTCAGATGCCGCTTAGTTTGGCTCTCACTGGGAGCGGAGGACTGACTCACAGTGGGTTCTCCCTTCTGGGTTCTGGGGGCTCATTTTCTGAACGCTTTTGCACCCCTCTGCTCTGATGTCATCAGGCTCTTGTTTGCATCGCAtgctggtttcctcagggtggtACTGACCCCTCTCTGTTTTCCAGGTGGCAGAATCGTGTCCTCGAAGCCCTTTGCGCCTCTGAACTTCAGAATAAACAGTAGAAACTTGAGTGGTAAGAACACTTATGTTGCCAGATTCTTAACATGTCTGATTGTCAGCACCTGCAGTGGGTTAAAGCAGGATCCCCGCCAGCAGTGGTGACCTGGGGGCATCCTGGGCCCGGCTCCACTCACTCCATGCAGGATCCTCCGTGTGACAGCCCCTGATGTCCCCAGACATAGCCCCGGGCAGGGCTGTAGGGGTGAGAGTCTTGAGTCCCATGGGAGAGTGACAATGCCCCTTGGGGGCGTGTACAGGGCCTGGGCATCCTTGCAGCCGCCCTGGCTGTCTCATTGGACTCTGAGACTCTTTCAGAGCCCATACTGCAGGCTTGTCCCCACCCTCATCCTCCCTCGGAGGGCCTGGGCGAGGGAGGGCCATGGGCACCTCCCGGGCTGGTGGTTGGGATGCCCAGGCGCCCCGTGACCTGTGGGCCCATTGTGCACAGACATTGGCACCATCATGCGTGTCGTGGAGCTGTCGCCGCTAAAAGGCTCGGTGTCGTGGACGGGGAAGCCAGTCTCCTACTACCTGCACACCATCGACCGCACCATAGTGAGTGGTGCCCGAGCGCCCCTGCCCTGCCTCTCAGCTAACCTGGGGGGGCAGAGGTTGTACTCCCACCCCGGGGTCCGGCGCGTTCCCTGGGCACATCACTGCCTGGCGTTGGTGGGTCTGGGATATGGCTTTCATCTTGCAGGGTTTTCCACCGCTAAtgagactttttcttttccatttttagctTGAAAACTATTTTTCTAGTCTAAAAAATCCAAAACTCAGGGTAAGTTTGTCTGTTTGCCCTTGACTTACAAGCCTGGTTGCTGCTGACCAGGGCCCAAGGGTCCGGTCTGAGGGTCTGGATTTGGGCCTGGGCACCAGGGGCCCCTGGCTGTGACAGCCTTGACTTGAGCAGTTTCaacaatttgggggaaaatagGTTGATAATAGGTTGAAAATAGTtaacattttgaaacattttgctGCCCCTTGGTCCCTGTCGGTTTGTCCCTGAACCTTGTGGGATGTGTGTCCCAGCATCCCAGCATCTTTCTCTTTGGAGGCTCAGATGAGCCTGTGAGCCTGGAGGAGCCCCTGCCTGGGTGCCTCCTACCACGCTAGGACCTCAGGTCACAGTGTGGGGACTACCACCCATCCAAGACAGAACGGCTTTGTGGGCAGCACTGTACTCCCTGCTGGTGCTCCAGGGTGTCCCTCAGCCCTCTTCATGGACAGAGCATCCCCAAGTGGGGAAGCagctgtggggacctcagggaggccaggccaggccatcCGGCACCTCCTCACTCTGCACCCAGGCTCTGCCTTCAGTAACTTTTCCTTGTGATCTGAAGGCTGCTGGGGTCCTGGCAGAGACAGGGTGTGGGTGTTGTTTTTCCCTGCACCATCATCAAGGGTGCAGATGAGCGGAACCTGGCTGACCACCCCCGGGAGCCTGAGCTCTGGGGCCCCTGGAGGCAGGGGGGTCCTACGGTGCCTGAGCTTCAGGAGATGCCCCCTGCCTGCCCACCAGGAGGAACAAGAGGCAGCTCGGCGCCGGCAGCAACGGGAGAACAAGAGCAACACAACCACGCCCACCAAGGTGCCCGAGAGCAAGGCAGCTGTGCCCGCGGACACCCCCGTGGTGAGTCCCTACTCTGATCGGGGAGGGAGCCAGGCCGCCCTCAGAGCCCACACCTCTGGCCAGTCCTTCATGCGGGTTTCCACCAGGACTCTGGTGCTGAGGAGGAGAAAGCTGGGACGGCCGCTGTcaagaagccatctccctccaaGGCCCGGAAGAAGAAGCTGAACAAGAAGGGCCGGAAGATGGCGGGTCGGAAGCGCGGGCGCCCCAAGAAGATGAGTGCCACCAACCCCGAGCGCAAGCCCAAGAAGACCCAGAGCGCACTGGACCTGCTGCACGCCCAGACTGTGTCACGAGCGGCCTCCCCCTTGCCGCAGGGTGAGCCCTGCCCCCCGTGCTGTGGGATCCCAGGAGTGCCATGGGGTCCTTGGGCAGAAGCTGCTGTGCCAGTGTCGTGTGCATGCTGCGTGGGTACGCCCAAGCTCTGAACCTTCCTGAGGAAGGAACCACCTCGGGTCCCCTCGGGCCATTGGTGTGGTCAGCTTGGCCCGGCCATGAGGACCCAGCCATCTGCCTGGGAGCAGGTCCTGGGACCTTGGCTTCCCACGCTCCTAGTCCTGGCAGGAGGCTTGGCTCAGAGTGAGTGGCCAGGTCACGAGCATGTGCGGCTTAGCGTCTGGTGGTTGGGGCTGTGGGAATTGTGTTGAGTCCTGTTGTTGGGGCACTGGGGGCTCTGCAGTGGCCTTCCGGGACCCATTTATGGGATTGTGATCACTGCTGTGTCCCCGCAGATGCGCACAGGCCACCTCACAGCCCATTCTACCAGCTACCTCCCAGCGTGCAGCGGCCTACCCCCGAGCAGCTGCTGCTGGCACCCACCCCGCCCGCCCTGCACAGGCTGCTAGGTGAGCACCAGCCGGGCCCACGGGTCAGGGAGGGCGAGCAGCAGCTGGTCTGCACCCCAGCAGGAACCCCATGCCATGCAGCCGAGCACACCACCTCCACGGCTCGGGCTTATCCTGCCAGGGGACTCCCGGGTTCTGGGATCACCAGGGCCCGTGTGGCGGTCTGAGGCTAAGGTTCTGCCCCAGAGGACACTGGGCCACCCTGGGGGCTGCTGGCATTGAGTGAGTGGGGCCAGGGAGGCAGCTCCACCCCCCAGAGAATGGCCTCCGTGTCCAAGGTGCAGGGATCCCACGGGACCAGACCCCATTCTGCCAACTTGAGCTTGCACTCATGGGCGAGGGCAGGCTGCGTTGAGATCACTCAGCTCTAGAAGCTGGGTGAAGGAAACCCTTTACAACCTTGGGAGCTATCAGTTTTCTGAACAGCAGTAGCATATGTTTACCAAGAAAAACTGGCAGATTAGCCAACCAAAACCCACACGTGTGGGGAAAAAGGAAACATGGGCTGGTGATGGCCAGGAGCTTCGAGGGACCCCAGGAGGGGGCGACCCCAGGTTGGGGGCAGAGCCCCGTCCCCAAGCCCTGAGGGGCTTGTGTTCATGAACCCCACCCATGCCTTGAGCCTCGGCGGGATCTTTCCTATGTTGACATCCAGTCTGTTTTCTCCTTACAGAGTCCTTCAAGATTCAGTACCTACAGTTCCTGGCATACACGAAGACCCCTCAGTACAAGGCCAACCTGCAGCAGCTGCTGGACCAGGAGAAGGTGCGGCCCCCGTGCTGCCGGCCAAGTCCCCCGGGGCGGGGCACTCATCCCCCACCTCAGGGCCCAATGGCCCCGTGGTTGCCCTGGCCCTGCTGCGATGGCTGAGGCGTCCTCATCTGGGGAAAGTGTCCCCCCGTGCTGAGAGGCGTCTAGGTAGCCCTCAGCCTGGGCATGTCCCCGGCAGCCACAGTCAGGTCCAGCGTGGGCATGGCTCTCTGGAGGGTGGGTGGCATAAGGCCCTGTGATCCTCATAAACAGGACCTCAAGCCACCACTGTGTGGCACCACGTTCTGGGGTGAAGCCCTCACGGGGGTCTGGACGGTCTGCTTGCGGTTCCCCCATCTCGCCCCCGCCATGGTCCTTGCGCTTATCAGCCCTGCCCTACAGGAGAAGAATGCCCGGTTGCTAGGCGCAGCGCAGCAGCTGTTCGGCCACTGTCAAGCTCAGAAGGAAGagatcaagaggctcttccagCAGAAACTGGACGAGGTAGACTGGTCCCTGCCCTGGCTGCCGGGGGGCCTGGCAGATGACCCCCAGTGCTGAGCTGTGGGCGAGCGGGTGGGCAAGGTGAGGGGGGCAGGACCCCAGCTCAGACAGCTGATATCCAGCTGGACTGTTGCCCTTCCAGTGCTTCTGACTCTGAAAGTTTCCCTCAGGGGACTCCCTGGGGTTCAGTGGTTGACACTTTGCTGTCCAGTACAGGGGccacggttttgatccctgagcagggaactaagatctcgaaTGCCTtgcggccaaaaaaccaaaaacataaaacagaaagaatattgtaacaagttcagtaaaatctttaaaaatggtccgCGTCAAAGAAAACGAGGGGAAGTCTGCACGTGGCCCCGTGAGTGCCCACCTGGGCCGTGGTGTGTCCTCAGCTGGGAGTGAAGGCGCTGACCTACAACGACCTGATCCAAGCGCAGAAGGAGATCTCGGCTCACAACCAGCAATTGAGGGAACAGACAGAGCAGCTGGAGAAGGGCAACCGGGAGCTGAGGAGCCAGAGCCTGAGACTGGTGAGCACTCTGGGCCGGGCGGGACCCCTCTTGCCCCCGTCCACCATCAGGATGCTCGAACGGCATCTGGCACATCTCAGACTCAGGCTCTGATCTTCACTGCCAGGGCACCCTCAGCCCTTCCCCCACCTACAGCCCAGGGATCCTGAGCCCACATCACCCTGTGTGCTGGGCCTCACCTGCTGGGAGTGCCCTGTCTCCTCTCCTAGATGTCCCTCACTTGCTCCTGCAGGGTGTCCTTCCTGGGGACCCATCTCCTCAGCCCCGCCTCCAGAAGCAGCTCTGCTCTGTGCTTTGAGGGTGCGGGCTTGGGGTTGGGCAACTCCTGCTCCTCCGTGCCCCAGCTGTGTACACAGGGGCTCCTCCCAATCTCCCACTGCAGGCACACCTGGGTAGGAACCGTCCACCAGAGCCCCTCCCAACCTCCCCCAGCTGTGCATACCTGGGTGGGGGCTGCCCGCCAGGGCTCACAGCCCAACACCCTCCCCACAGCTCAAGGCACGGTGTGAGGAGCTGAAGCTGGACTGGTCCACGCTGTCCCTGGAGAATCTGCTGAAGGAGAAGCAGGCCCTGAAGAGCCAGATCTCAGAGAAGCAGAGGCACTGCCTGGAGCTGCAGGTAAGGCTGGGCTGGGGATTGGAACCTCCTTCATtgcccccatccccactccctgGCCCACCTGCAGAGACGCCTTCCCCTCGACTGCATCTCCCAGCACCAGATCCTGGGAATTTTTTGAGGGATCTCTGACCACAGAGCACTCACGGTGAACTGGTGTCCACTGAGATCCCTTTGAGGATGTGTCCCGAGCACACACCTCCCCAGAGCAGCTTTCTGCTGAGTCATAGCCCATATGTCACAGAAACGAGGTTTATTGCCCAAGCCTGTGTGTGGTGGGGCCTGCGGGAGGGGTCTCAGGAGGGAACGCTCTGGGTTCTGACCTTCCTCTGTAATTGAAAATCAAGAAGCAGCCTGTTTGTTGTGGGGAAAAGCCAAACATACAGTTCCTTGAGCCCTGGCCCACCCAGGACAGCTGCTATCCTGATATCTTACCCTGGCAGTCGCCATGGTGGCCACGGAGCCTGGGCTCCTTACCACCTCTGTGCACCTGCGCCCCACTCTGATGCTCATTCATCTGTCAGCTCTCCAGCCACgtccccctctctctcctggaTGGTCCTGGCTGGCGGGGTGCTGGGCTTGGGGCTGGACAGGCCTGACTCCCCCCCACTCATCCCACAGATCAGCATTGTGGAGCTAGAGAAGAGCCAACGGCAGCAGGAGTTGCTGCAGCTCAAGTCCTGTGTGCCGCCTGATGAGGCGCTGACCCTGCAGCTTCGTGGAAAGCCAGAGGCCGAGCCTGGCCGGCTGCACTTAGAGCTGGACTGCGCCCGCTTCTCCCTGCCGCCCTTCAGCAGCTTGAGCCCCGAGCTCTCCATGAATGGCCACGCGGCCGGCTATGAGCTCTGCAGCGCACTGGGTCGGCCCTCGCCCAAGCAGAACACCCCCCAGTACCTGGCCTCCCCACTAGACCAGGAGGTCGTGCCCTGCACCCCCAGCCACAGTGGCCGGCCACGACTGGAGAAGCTGTCTGGGCTGGCCCTGCCTGACTACACCAGGCTATCCCCTGCCAAGCTGGTGCTGCGGCGCCATCTGAGCCAGGACCACGCGGCCAGCGGCAAGGCAGCTGCTAGTGAGCTGCACCCACGGTGAGTGCAGGCTGGCGTCAGGGGCTTGGAGGCCCCGCGGGTCTTCTGAGCTGGAGATCATCAGTTTGGAAGAGaatcaggggtgggaggggggttcaggatgcggaacacatgtaaattcatggctgattcatgtcaatatatggcagaaaccactacaatattgtacagtaattagcctccaactaataaaaataattggggaaaaaaaaaaaatggaagagaattGGGGGTTTGCCAGGCCAGGGCTGTCAGCTCTGAACACAAAGCTGCAGCCGTGGGGGGCTCCCCAAAGAGTGACGGAGGACACGCCTTGTTTCTAGAGCCGAGCATGCCAAGGAGAACGGGCTCCCTTACCAGAGCCCTGGCATCACCAACGGCATCAAGCTGAGCCCACAAGACCCCCGACCTTCATCCCCCACGGCTTTACAGATGGGAGAGAAGGGCCCCGAGAAGGTGAGGCTGCTCTCCGAGAGCATCTGtggccctgggtggggaggggattcTCGAAGGAGGTCCTGCAGGAGGGGGCAGCATGGCCACCCGACTGTACCCTTGCCCTCAGGTGAGGCTGGGAGAGAGCTCAGTCcctggggatgggaggagagggtggttGAGCAGCAGGGTGGGCCCGCCATGGGTGGAGGCTGCTGACTGGTGGGTCTGGCCAGTTGGGAGaatgggttggggtgggggatggttggAATTCCCGGTGTCCCCGGGGCAGTGCCCGAGGCCACTGTCCTGGTCGGCAGGGTGTGAAGGAGCGTGCCTACGCCAGCAGTGGGGAGGCCATCACCAGCCTGCCCGTCAGCATCCCGCTGAGCACCGTGCAGCCCAGCAAGCTGCCCGTCAGCATCCCTCTGGCCAGCGTGGTGCTGCCCAGCCGCGCCGAGAAGGCGGTGAGTGCAGCCCTTGGCCCAAGCCTGCTGCCCCAGGCCTCGTGTGCATGCACAGGCAGAGCCACAGGCCTGTCCTTTCTCCGCGAGGCCCAGTCACTTTCTGTTCAGTTACTCGCAGTTACACCTTCAGCGTGCTGCAACACCTGAGAAAAAGAGCACCGATTCCCAGTAAGGTTTCCAACTTTACCCTTAGATCTGAGTGTGCCTGGTGACAGTgcgagtggagagagagagattcctgGTTCTGTAGAAGCTGCCCTGTCCTCCGAGTCCACACTTGCGTTCTCCCTCACACGCATGCACTTGGGAGTTACACTTTGTGTAGAGCAGGCTGGGCTTTGTGTTTATGGAGGTGTCATTCACACAGAACTCATCCATCTAAGGTGTTCAGCGCAGGGGTCTTCAGTGTGTTCACCAGTCTTGCAGCCAGCTCTGCTTTAGAACGTTCTGTGCCCCAAGAGGAAGCCCATCCCCATCTGCATCACCCCTctaccctctccccagcccctgacagTCAGTACCCCACTCTGTCTGTGGTTTGGCCTGTTCAGGACATTTCCCGTCCGTGGAATCACATActgtgtgtccttctgtgtctgcctcTCTCACTGAGCGTCGTGTCCTGAGGGTTCATCCACATGGGAGCGAGTGTCAGGGCTTCtctcctttttgtggctgagggATGGTCCAGGTGTGGAGGGACACACGTGTTTATCCTCTGTGGATGGTCATTTGGGTTGTATGCACTTTGGGGCTGTTGTAAATCACACTGCTGTGGACGTGTGTGAGCGAGTATTGTGTGGACAGTTGTTTCTATCTGGCTTCACCTAGGAGTGGAGTTGCTAGATCAGGTCATGACCACCGCCCTCACTGCTGTCCCAGCCATTTAGAGCTGAGGTCAGACATCTGCACCTCACCTTGTGAAAGCCTTCTGGTGGCTGACTGCCAGGCTCACCTGCGTGGCTGTCGCCCTTCTGGGCTTGCTGCCTCGGGCCATGGGGACGTCCTGTGGCGTGTGCCCAGCTGGGTGTGTGCCTGGCTTGGCTGACAGTGTGCGCCTTCTTTTTGCAGAGAAGCACACCCAGCCCTGGGCCGCCGGCCCGAGAGTCGTCATCCACGCTGGAGAAGCAGGTGGCTGCTAACGCCCATGGTACCGGGGGCAGTGCTTCCGGGAGCAAGAGCCTCGCCCTGGCTCCCACAGGTGAGGGTTCCCAGAGGCCAGGCCTGGCCCCTCCAGCCTCAGGGTCTGAGCCACATCAGGGCCATCCTCAGCTGCACGCACACTGGGGTCCCGCCCGGCTTGTGTCAGACAGCCATGCTCGGCCAGGGCCTGGTCCTCTGGGAGATCTGATGGGGCTTCTGTGTGGGGCCAACTGTGTACTTGGGGGCCTGCCGCCTAGATGGTCCCTGTCGCTGATGTGAAGCAGGCAGCTCCAGCACTCATCTCAACGCCGCTGCTCTTGTGTGGGGCGGGCATCTCTGCTGGCGGTGCCCAGGGTCCACTCAGCATGTGCATGGGCTCCAGGCCCCCGACTGTCGCAGGcccagaggtggggaggagggcacaGTGAAGGCCCAGGGGTGCCAAGCAGGCAGAGAGCTGAGCCACCACCTCATGTGTCCTCCGCAGGATATGCATACACCGGCTCGGTGGCCATCAGTGGGGCCCTAGCGGGCAGCCCGGCACCCCTCGGCCCTGGAACCGAGCCCCCAGCCCTGGACGAGTCCTCCAGCTCTGGAAGCCTCTTTGCCACCGTGGGGTCCCGCAGCTCCACCCCGCAGCACCCGCCCCTGCTGACGCAGCCACGTGCCTGTGGCTCGGCCTCACCGGCCCCCCAGCTCTCCGCCAGCCCCCGGCTAGGCGCCCTGGGCCCGCTTCCTGACTCTGGCAAAGGGGACCTGCCCTGTGAGGCCAGCTTCTCAGACCCTGAGAGCGAAGCCAAGAGGAGGATCGTCTTCACCATCTCGGCAGGCGCCAGCAGCGCCAAGCAGTCACCTTCCAGCAAACACAGCCCTCTGCCTTCGGGTGCCCGCGGGGATGGTGGCCAGGGCCATGGGCCAGACAGCCGCAAGCGGGGCCGGAGGAAGCGGGCATCAGCGGGGACCCCCAGCCTGAGCTCGAGTGTGTCCCCCAAGCGCCGGGCCTTGCCATCTGTTGCTGGGCTTTTCACGCAGTCTTCAGGGTCCCCCCTGAACCTCAACTCCATGGTGAGGCGGGAGCAGCGTGCTGGGGCTGGGTGGCTGATGCAGGCGCATGCTGGGCCTGCTGGAGCTCATGCATGTGCCCGGCCCTCAGGTCAGCAACATCAACCAGCCCCTGGAGATCACAGCCATCTCGTCCCCTGAGAGCTCCCTAAAGAGCTCACCCGTCCCCTACCAGGACAACGACCAACCACCCGTGCTCAAGAAGGAGAAGCCCCTGAGCCAGACCAATGGCGCCCACTACTCCCCGCTGACCTCGGATGAGGAGCCAGGCTCTGAGGATGAGCCCGGCAGTGCCAGGCGAGTGGGCTGCGGTGAGGGGGGGCAGGTCCTGACTGCAGGTCTTCACGCTGACCTGCAGCTGTGTCCTCTCTCAGGGCACATCTGGGATGGTTTAACTGTGTGAGAAACAGCCCGCAAGGGCCCAAGGCTTTTGAGAGCACCTCGCTGCCTATGTGTGGGGCGAAGCTGAGCCCGAGCCTGCAGCCCACGTGCAGGTGTCACGTGTCGGCAGAGAGGAGGGCGGGCAGCGGGTGGGAGAGCTGGAAGCAGGTGCGCAGGCTCCGGTCCACTCACCTGATGGGGATcaaggctttttttccccttctttttcccTTTGACAGTGGCTGTGTTAGGTGTAACTCACATAATATACCACCTGCTTAAAATGTGCAAGCAAGGGTTTCTGATGTATTCTTGGGGTTGTGCAAACATCACCACTCTCAATTTTAGGGCAAtttcatcacctcagaaagattccccagcccctcctccagcccctggccccaccatctacttcctgtctctgtggcTCTGACTCCTCTAGGACCTCCTGTGAGTGAAATCAGATAGAgtgtgtctttctgtgtctgcttctcttactgagcatcatgtcctcaaggctcatccaggttgtagcaggtgtcagaaCCTCCTTTTTTAAAGCTGCATCATATTCCACGGTGTTGATGGACCACGTTGTGTTTACCCATCATGGATGCTTGGGTTGCTTTGTTTTTAGCTACTGTGAATCATGCTGGTCTGGATGTTGGTATGTGCGGTTTTATTTGAAAGCGTGTTTATTGtttgtggcactagtggtaaagaacctgtctcccagtgcaggagacataagagatatgggttcagtccctggactgggaagataccctgggggagggcatagcaacccactccagtattcttgccaggagaatcccatggacagaggaacttggcgggctagtccatggggtggggtcacaaaaagttggacacaacagtgATTAGCTCACACAGGCCCTAGGTGTGGAatttgctggatcatgtgatGAGTCTGTGCTTAACTTTTAAGGATCCTTCCGACTTCCCACAGTGGCTGCCCCATCTCACTCCTGCCAGCTATGCACGGGGCGCCAGTTTCTCCTCGTCCTCGCCCTCATGTGTCATCTTCTGGGTCTGTGTTCCATGCAGCAGCTCTGTCTCTATGGGTGTGTGGTGGTGTCCTCTTGGTTCCGACCTCTTCTCCCCAGGGGCCAGCGGCACTCCATGTCTCATCTCTTCCTTGGAGAGATGTCACATCACGGCCCGTGCGTGATTCGGGTTATGCTGCTAAGTCCTGAGAGCTCTTTATTTGTTCTCACATGTGACCCCTCACCAGGTAGGGGCCTGCAGCTGTGTCCTCCGATCCTCGGTGTGTGGTCACTGTGGTGCTGGTGTCCACTGAGGCACAGGAGTGCTATGTTCTGAACAGGCCCCATGCACCATGATTTGTGGTGTTTCTTTAGTCGGCTGTTCCCGGTGTTGTCTGAGTTCATTCTTCCACATACAAACATTACATTGTGAAAATACTGGATTATTTTGGGAGTTGTGTCTCTGGAGGTCATGGTCCTTTGGGACGGCCCCTAAGAATCCTTATGTGTGAAGCCACACCATTATGTCACCGGTTGCAACTTGCTGGGGGGATCATTATGTGCTCAGCACCATGTCATCCCCCTCCGCGGACGACACAGTCTTGTGGCTCAAGAGCCCGTTCCTCTC includes:
- the DOT1L gene encoding histone-lysine N-methyltransferase, H3 lysine-79 specific isoform X7, with amino-acid sequence MGEKLELRLKSPVGAEPAVYPWPLPVYDKHHDAAHEIIETIRWVCEEIPDLKLAMENYVLIDYDTKSFESMQRLCDKYNRAIDSIHQLWKGTTQPMKLNTRPSTGLLRHILQQVYNHSVTDPEKLNNYEPFSPEVYGETSFDLVAQMIDEIKMTEDDLFVDLGSGVGQVVLQVAAATNCKHHYGVEKADIPAKYAETMDREFRKWMKWYGKKHAEYTLERGDFLSEEWRERIANTSVVFVNNFAFGPEVDHQLKERFANMKEGGRIVSSKPFAPLNFRINSRNLSDIGTIMRVVELSPLKGSVSWTGKPVSYYLHTIDRTILENYFSSLKNPKLREEQEAARRRQQRENKSNTTTPTKVPESKAAVPADTPVDSGAEEEKAGTAAVKKPSPSKARKKKLNKKGRKMAGRKRGRPKKMSATNPERKPKKTQSALDLLHAQTVSRAASPLPQDAHRPPHSPFYQLPPSVQRPTPEQLLLAPTPPALHRLLESFKIQYLQFLAYTKTPQYKANLQQLLDQEKEKNARLLGAAQQLFGHCQAQKEEIKRLFQQKLDELGVKALTYNDLIQAQKEISAHNQQLREQTEQLEKGNRELRSQSLRLLKARCEELKLDWSTLSLENLLKEKQALKSQISEKQRHCLELQISIVELEKSQRQQELLQLKSCVPPDEALTLQLRGKPEAEPGRLHLELDCARFSLPPFSSLSPELSMNGHAAGYELCSALGRPSPKQNTPQYLASPLDQEVVPCTPSHSGRPRLEKLSGLALPDYTRLSPAKLVLRRHLSQDHAASGKAAASELHPRAEHAKENGLPYQSPGITNGIKLSPQDPRPSSPTALQMGEKGPEKGVKERAYASSGEAITSLPVSIPLSTVQPSKLPVSIPLASVVLPSRAEKARSTPSPGPPARESSSTLEKQVAANAHGTGGSASGSKSLALAPTGYAYTGSVAISGALAGSPAPLGPGTEPPALDESSSSGSLFATVGSRSSTPQHPPLLTQPRACGSASPAPQLSASPRLGALGPLPDSGKGDLPCEASFSDPESEAKRRIVFTISAGASSAKQSPSSKHSPLPSGARGDGGQGHGPDSRKRGRRKRASAGTPSLSSSVSPKRRALPSVAGLFTQSSGSPLNLNSMVSNINQPLEITAISSPESSLKSSPVPYQDNDQPPVLKKEKPLSQTNGAHYSPLTSDEEPGSEDEPGSARIERKIATISLESKSPPKTLENAGGSLTGRKAPLASEPVNSSKWKSTFSPISDLGLAKAADSPLQAASALSHNSLFAFRPGLEEPSAADAKLATHSRKSFPGTLPGAGGLSPSSLPASSFALGGGLAADLSLHSFSDGASLSHKAPEAAGLGAPLSFPGPRGKEGGAAESGPFANKRQLDGLGPKGEGGLPTCGPPDKASTAHSKAGKGREREPDVKNGHNLFMAAAAAPPAGLLSGPGLAPAASSAGGAAPSVQTHRPFLGTFAPGPQFALGPMSLQANLGPSVLQSLFSSVPAAGLVHVSTAATRLTNSHAMGSFSSGVAGGAVGGN